In Plantibacter sp. PA-3-X8, one DNA window encodes the following:
- a CDS encoding ATP-dependent DNA helicase RecQ — protein MSHPSAPTPAHPEPTPTGSVAEATAALAALTGVPGATFHDGQLEAILALVDEHRRALVVQRTGWGKSAVYFIATALLRRRGAGPTLLVSPLLALMRDQVAAAERAGVRAVAINSANAHEWDDVRARLEADEVDVLLVSPERLNNPRFRDEQLPTLVDRTGMLVVDEAHCISDWGHDFRPDYRRLAELIGRLPAEVPVLATTATANARVVRDIAEQLTAPGAAGSHGAEVLTIRGSLARASLRLGVLRLPESRDRLTWLLSHLGGLTGSGIIYTLTVSAAEDTARLLREAGHEVRAYTGRTDPDEREESERLLKENRLKALVATSALGMGFDKPDLGFVVHLGAPSSPVAYYQQVGRAGRATEHADVLLLPGAEDEEIWQYFATASMPDEARATAVLDALDSQPRSTPALEALVNLRRTPLELLLKVLDVDGAVQRVAGGWVSTGQPWVYDRERYRRIAEARVAEQQAMLAYERGDECRMLVLQRELDDASAVPCGRCDRCAGPWFPTELDSAAAASASEALGRVGVELEPRAQWPTGADRLGVTADGAAVKGRIALDDRLEAGRALARLTDLGWGGVLRELFAAGAPDAPASRAVIDASVRVLADWPWTQRPAAVVSVPSRSRPQLVDSVARGIASLGRLPYLGELDLVGDGPRGGPGGNSAYRLAGVWDAFTVGSELRAQLAALEGAPVLLVDDRADSRWTLTVAGRALRRAGSGPVLPFALGIVG, from the coding sequence ATGTCCCACCCCAGCGCGCCCACCCCCGCCCACCCCGAACCGACCCCCACCGGATCGGTCGCCGAGGCGACGGCGGCGCTCGCCGCACTCACGGGCGTTCCGGGGGCCACGTTCCACGACGGTCAACTCGAAGCGATCCTCGCGCTCGTCGACGAACATCGTCGTGCGCTCGTCGTCCAGCGCACCGGTTGGGGCAAGTCCGCCGTCTACTTCATCGCGACCGCCCTCCTGCGCCGACGGGGCGCCGGGCCGACGCTGCTGGTCTCGCCGTTGCTGGCGCTCATGCGCGACCAGGTGGCGGCCGCCGAGCGCGCCGGCGTGCGCGCTGTGGCGATCAACTCGGCGAACGCACACGAATGGGACGACGTCCGGGCGCGCCTGGAGGCCGACGAGGTCGACGTCCTGCTCGTATCACCCGAGCGGCTCAACAATCCACGCTTCCGCGATGAACAGCTCCCGACTCTCGTGGACCGCACGGGCATGCTGGTGGTGGACGAGGCGCACTGCATCTCCGACTGGGGACACGACTTCCGACCCGATTACCGGCGGCTCGCCGAACTGATCGGACGCCTCCCGGCCGAGGTCCCGGTCCTGGCGACCACCGCGACGGCCAACGCACGCGTCGTCCGCGACATCGCCGAGCAGCTCACCGCACCCGGCGCCGCAGGCTCCCACGGAGCCGAGGTGCTCACCATCCGCGGCTCGCTCGCGAGGGCGTCCCTCCGGCTCGGCGTGCTCCGGCTGCCGGAGTCCCGGGACCGCCTCACCTGGCTGCTCAGCCACCTCGGCGGGCTCACCGGGTCCGGCATCATCTACACGCTCACGGTGTCCGCCGCGGAGGACACCGCGCGGCTGCTGCGCGAGGCCGGTCACGAGGTCCGGGCCTACACGGGCCGGACCGATCCCGATGAACGCGAGGAGTCGGAGCGGCTCCTCAAGGAGAACCGCTTGAAGGCGCTGGTCGCGACGAGCGCGCTCGGCATGGGGTTCGATAAACCGGACCTCGGGTTCGTCGTGCATCTCGGCGCTCCGTCCTCGCCGGTCGCGTACTACCAGCAGGTTGGTCGCGCCGGCCGCGCCACCGAGCATGCCGACGTCCTGCTCCTGCCCGGGGCGGAGGACGAGGAGATCTGGCAGTACTTCGCGACCGCGTCGATGCCGGACGAAGCGCGGGCCACCGCGGTGCTCGACGCACTCGACAGTCAGCCGCGGTCCACGCCCGCGCTCGAGGCGCTCGTCAACCTGCGTCGCACACCCCTCGAACTCCTCCTCAAGGTGCTCGACGTCGACGGCGCGGTGCAGCGGGTGGCCGGGGGATGGGTGTCGACCGGGCAGCCGTGGGTCTACGACCGGGAGCGGTACCGGCGGATCGCCGAGGCCAGGGTGGCGGAGCAACAGGCGATGCTGGCTTACGAGCGGGGCGACGAGTGCAGGATGCTCGTGCTGCAACGTGAGCTCGACGACGCGAGCGCGGTGCCCTGTGGCCGGTGCGACCGCTGCGCCGGGCCGTGGTTCCCCACCGAACTCGACAGTGCGGCGGCCGCCTCCGCGTCGGAAGCGCTCGGTCGGGTCGGCGTGGAGCTCGAACCGCGGGCGCAGTGGCCCACGGGAGCCGACCGCCTCGGCGTCACCGCCGACGGCGCAGCGGTGAAGGGACGCATTGCGCTCGACGACCGCCTCGAGGCCGGGCGTGCGCTCGCTCGGCTCACCGACCTCGGCTGGGGTGGTGTGCTGCGTGAGCTCTTCGCCGCGGGTGCACCCGACGCTCCCGCCTCCCGCGCGGTCATCGACGCGAGTGTCCGTGTCCTGGCGGATTGGCCGTGGACGCAACGGCCGGCCGCCGTGGTCAGTGTGCCGTCACGGTCGCGTCCGCAGCTCGTCGACTCGGTGGCGAGGGGCATCGCGTCGCTCGGGCGACTGCCGTACCTCGGGGAGCTCGACCTCGTCGGCGACGGCCCGCGCGGTGGTCCCGGCGGCAACAGCGCCTACCGTCTGGCGGGCGTCTGGGACGCCTTCACCGTCGGATCCGAACTCCGGGCGCAGCTCGCAGCGCTCGAGGGCGCGCCGGTCCTGCTCGTCGACGACCGGGCCGACAGTCGGTGGACGCTCACCGTCGCCGGTCGCGCGCTCCGCCGCGCCGGATCCGGCCCGGTCCTCCCGTTCGCGCTCGGGATCGTGGGCTGA
- a CDS encoding response regulator transcription factor — protein sequence MHHQSHSDPSPAELSTVGDATTDAATTRPLRVGVIEDQPLLGGMLAELLDGAPGVEFVGRAGTVAEARRLFLPGTVDVLTMDIELPDGNGVSLGVSLRRAQPGLGVVLLSAYDLMDMLLEMPADVRDGWSYLSKTSSLTREILLEAIRVSARGETMLDPKLIDRTRPRAGSSLESLTDRQYAVLQLLATGRSNTGIATRLGIAEKSVQNHLTAIYAALGIEHDTSSNPRVSAVLALLAESGRLS from the coding sequence ATGCACCACCAGTCGCACTCCGACCCTTCGCCCGCCGAGCTGTCCACGGTCGGTGACGCGACGACGGACGCCGCGACCACCAGGCCGCTGCGTGTCGGGGTGATCGAGGATCAGCCGCTGCTCGGCGGCATGCTCGCCGAGCTGCTCGACGGGGCGCCAGGCGTGGAGTTCGTCGGGCGTGCCGGTACGGTCGCCGAGGCCCGCAGGCTGTTCCTCCCGGGAACGGTGGACGTGCTGACCATGGACATCGAGCTGCCCGACGGCAACGGGGTGAGCCTCGGCGTCTCCCTCCGCCGGGCGCAACCCGGCCTCGGTGTCGTCCTGCTGTCCGCCTACGACCTCATGGACATGCTGCTCGAGATGCCGGCGGACGTCCGCGACGGGTGGAGCTACCTGTCGAAGACCTCGTCGCTCACGCGCGAGATCCTCCTCGAGGCCATCCGGGTCTCCGCACGTGGCGAGACGATGCTCGATCCCAAACTCATCGACCGGACCCGGCCCAGGGCGGGATCGAGTCTCGAGTCGCTCACCGACCGGCAGTACGCCGTGCTGCAGCTGCTCGCGACCGGTCGTTCGAACACGGGGATCGCGACCAGGCTCGGGATCGCGGAGAAGTCCGTCCAGAACCACCTCACGGCGATCTACGCCGCACTCGGGATCGAGCACGACACCTCGAGCAACCCACGGGTCTCGGCCGTCCTCGCCCTCCTCGCCGAATCCGGCCGCTTGTCCTGA
- a CDS encoding LLM class flavin-dependent oxidoreductase, translated as MTTPLEFGIDTFGDVTVDADGAPLSQAQVLRNVVEQGVHAEAVGLDFIGVGEHHREDFAVSSPEVVLAAIAARTERIHLGSAVTVLSSDDPVRVYQRFATLDGISGGRAEAILGRGSFTESFPLFGYELSQYEELFEEKLELFVALLEQEPVTWSGKTRAPLREQSVYPRVEHGKLKAWVGVGGSPESVVRTARYGLPMMLAVIGGGPLRFAPFVDLYHRALAQFQLPTQPVGMHSPAHIAETDELAQEQLWPHYRAMMDRIGRERGWSPMTRGHFEQEAGPEGALFVGSPETVARKVATAVDGLGLSRVDLKISNGSLSHEHLMDSIGLYGSAVVPRVRELLTETSTA; from the coding sequence ATGACCACACCTCTCGAGTTCGGCATCGACACCTTCGGTGACGTCACGGTCGACGCCGACGGCGCGCCACTGTCCCAGGCGCAGGTCCTGCGCAACGTCGTGGAGCAGGGCGTCCACGCTGAGGCGGTCGGCCTCGACTTCATCGGGGTGGGGGAGCACCACCGTGAGGACTTCGCGGTCTCGTCTCCCGAGGTCGTGCTGGCGGCGATCGCGGCCCGCACCGAGCGCATCCATCTCGGTTCCGCGGTCACGGTGCTGAGCTCCGACGACCCGGTGCGCGTCTACCAGCGGTTCGCGACGCTCGACGGCATCTCCGGAGGGCGGGCCGAGGCCATCCTGGGCCGCGGATCCTTCACCGAGTCGTTCCCGCTCTTCGGGTACGAGCTGTCGCAGTACGAGGAGCTCTTCGAGGAGAAGCTCGAGCTGTTCGTCGCCCTCCTCGAGCAGGAACCGGTCACCTGGTCGGGCAAGACGCGCGCGCCGCTCCGGGAGCAGTCGGTCTACCCCAGGGTGGAGCACGGGAAGCTGAAGGCGTGGGTCGGTGTCGGCGGAAGCCCCGAGTCGGTCGTGCGGACCGCTCGGTACGGCCTGCCGATGATGCTGGCCGTGATCGGTGGTGGGCCGCTGCGGTTCGCCCCCTTCGTCGACCTCTACCACCGCGCACTCGCGCAGTTCCAGCTGCCGACCCAGCCCGTCGGCATGCACTCGCCCGCGCACATCGCCGAGACCGATGAGCTCGCGCAGGAGCAGCTCTGGCCGCACTACCGGGCGATGATGGACCGGATCGGCCGCGAGCGGGGCTGGAGCCCGATGACGCGCGGGCACTTCGAGCAGGAGGCCGGCCCGGAGGGTGCGCTGTTCGTCGGTTCGCCCGAGACGGTCGCACGGAAGGTCGCGACCGCGGTCGACGGCTTGGGGCTGTCCCGCGTGGATCTGAAGATCAGCAACGGTTCGCTGTCGCACGAGCACCTCATGGACAGCATCGGTCTGTACGGCTCCGCGGTCGTCCCTCGCGTCCGTGAACTGCTGACCGAGACCTCGACCGCCTGA
- a CDS encoding ATP-dependent DNA ligase, with amino-acid sequence MARTSGGGGQTQWVDVDGRRIQLTHLDKVLYPETGTTKAEVLAYYAAVAEHLLPHLADRPVTRKRWVHGVGTAASPESGFFQKDLGASAPDWVQRLPIEHSDHTNEYPIVDDLATLTWLAQLGALELHVPQWRFDRSGERRPPDRLVLDLDPGEGVSLAECAGVAGLARAVLVDMGLDPVPLTSGSKGIHLYAALDGRQSSAEVSLVAHELARALAADEPGLVVSEMSKQRRTGRVFVDWSQNNGSKTTIAPFSLRGRSRPTVAAPRRWEELDDPGLAQLEFPAVLERLADGEDPLRVLGDPRPSITIRPSEHEDRLVEYRRKRDAERTPEPVPEGPPAPPAAGTPPSFVIQRHEARKLHHDFRLEHDGVLVSWALPKGVPTDPSSNHLAVRTEDHPIEYGSFEGTIPAGEYGAGEVTIWDAGTYELEKWRDDEVIGTLHGRAGGALGGPMRFALIRTAGGTGREAPSWLIHRMRAPGDPPAPPVARPRGIPTPMLASVAAPGELVDDGSWAFEMKWDGIRAIASVDGSTGRVRLSSRNGKDLTTAYPEVVEELAASLAGRAVVLDGEIVASGPDGRPDFSLLQRRMQLTAERDVERERRRTPVRLLLFDLLALDDTDRTELPYRERRELLERTIGSGTVVQVPPTIDGSLDDALEVSRGLRLEGVMAKELDGRYRPGRRSSTWVKFKHERMEEVVVAGWRPGRGGRSGGIGSLLLGVPGSDGLLHYAGRVGSGFSDRELAATALRFERLGRASTALVGVPPADAADANWVEPVLIGEVRFSEWTPDGRFRHPVWRGWRPDRTVDDLEAPDRGR; translated from the coding sequence ATGGCGAGGACGAGCGGTGGCGGCGGGCAGACGCAGTGGGTCGACGTCGACGGACGCCGGATCCAACTCACCCATCTCGACAAGGTGCTGTACCCCGAGACCGGCACGACGAAGGCCGAGGTCCTCGCCTACTACGCCGCGGTCGCCGAACACCTGCTCCCGCACCTCGCCGATCGGCCGGTGACTCGGAAACGCTGGGTGCACGGCGTCGGCACGGCTGCGTCGCCGGAGTCGGGGTTCTTCCAGAAGGACCTGGGCGCCTCGGCTCCCGACTGGGTCCAACGGCTCCCCATCGAGCACAGCGATCACACGAACGAGTACCCGATCGTCGACGATCTCGCGACACTCACGTGGCTGGCGCAGCTGGGTGCGCTCGAGCTGCACGTGCCGCAGTGGCGGTTCGACCGATCCGGCGAGCGCCGACCGCCCGACCGTCTCGTCCTCGACCTCGATCCGGGTGAGGGGGTGTCCCTCGCCGAGTGCGCGGGGGTCGCGGGCCTGGCGCGGGCGGTGTTGGTGGACATGGGGTTGGATCCGGTTCCGCTCACGAGTGGGAGCAAGGGGATCCACCTGTACGCGGCGTTGGACGGTCGGCAGAGTTCCGCGGAGGTGTCGCTCGTGGCGCATGAGCTCGCGCGGGCGCTGGCCGCGGACGAGCCGGGCCTCGTGGTGAGCGAGATGTCGAAACAGCGACGCACGGGGAGGGTCTTCGTCGACTGGAGTCAGAACAACGGGTCGAAGACGACGATCGCGCCGTTCTCGTTGCGGGGTCGGTCACGGCCGACGGTGGCGGCTCCCCGCCGGTGGGAGGAGCTCGACGATCCTGGGCTGGCGCAGCTGGAGTTCCCTGCGGTGCTCGAGCGGCTGGCGGACGGTGAGGACCCGTTGCGGGTGCTCGGCGACCCGCGTCCGTCGATCACGATCCGCCCGTCGGAACACGAGGACCGGCTCGTGGAGTACCGGCGGAAGCGGGACGCGGAGCGGACGCCCGAGCCCGTCCCGGAAGGACCGCCGGCGCCTCCCGCTGCCGGGACGCCGCCCTCGTTCGTGATCCAGCGGCACGAGGCCAGGAAACTCCACCATGACTTCCGACTCGAGCACGACGGCGTGCTGGTGTCCTGGGCCCTGCCGAAGGGGGTGCCGACGGATCCGAGCAGCAACCATCTGGCGGTGCGCACGGAGGACCACCCCATCGAGTACGGCAGTTTCGAGGGCACGATCCCTGCTGGTGAGTACGGGGCCGGTGAGGTGACCATCTGGGACGCGGGCACCTACGAGCTGGAGAAGTGGCGCGACGACGAGGTCATCGGGACCCTGCACGGCCGGGCGGGAGGTGCGCTCGGCGGGCCGATGCGGTTCGCGCTCATCCGGACCGCGGGCGGGACGGGACGGGAGGCGCCGTCGTGGCTCATCCACCGGATGCGCGCCCCGGGCGACCCGCCGGCTCCCCCGGTCGCACGGCCTCGGGGGATCCCCACCCCCATGCTCGCGAGTGTCGCGGCACCCGGCGAGCTGGTCGACGACGGATCCTGGGCGTTCGAGATGAAGTGGGACGGCATCCGTGCGATCGCGAGCGTCGACGGCTCGACGGGGCGGGTGCGGTTGTCGAGCCGGAACGGCAAGGACCTCACGACGGCGTACCCGGAGGTGGTCGAGGAACTCGCGGCGTCGCTCGCCGGCCGTGCGGTCGTCCTCGACGGCGAGATCGTGGCGTCGGGTCCTGACGGCCGTCCCGACTTCTCGCTGCTGCAGCGTCGGATGCAGCTCACCGCGGAGCGGGACGTCGAACGGGAGCGCCGTCGGACGCCGGTCCGGCTGCTGCTGTTCGACCTGCTCGCGCTGGATGACACGGATCGGACGGAGCTGCCCTACCGGGAGCGTCGCGAACTGCTCGAGCGGACGATCGGATCCGGGACCGTCGTCCAGGTGCCACCGACGATCGACGGCTCGCTCGACGATGCGCTCGAGGTGAGTCGGGGGTTGCGGTTGGAGGGGGTGATGGCGAAGGAGCTCGACGGACGCTACCGCCCGGGTCGGCGCAGCAGCACCTGGGTCAAGTTCAAGCACGAACGCATGGAGGAGGTCGTCGTGGCCGGCTGGCGTCCCGGTCGGGGCGGGCGCTCGGGTGGGATCGGGTCGCTCCTGCTCGGGGTGCCGGGCTCGGACGGGTTGCTGCACTACGCGGGACGGGTCGGAAGCGGCTTCAGCGATCGGGAGTTGGCGGCGACCGCGCTCCGCTTCGAACGGCTGGGCCGGGCATCGACGGCCCTCGTGGGTGTCCCGCCGGCCGATGCGGCCGACGCCAACTGGGTGGAACCCGTCCTCATCGGGGAGGTCCGCTTCAGCGAGTGGACACCGGACGGACGGTTCAGGCATCCGGTCTGGCGTGGGTGGCGCCCCGATCGGACGGTGGACGACCTCGAAGCGCCGGACCGCGGACGCTGA
- a CDS encoding MFS transporter, with product MTQDSAQPDDHDEDQPGAERPWLSDEERAALRKPLPERAVVTSLAFTGLVAAFMMTLVTPLVPTLPTILGVHASDSMWVVTATLLSAAVATPIAGRLGDLYGKRRMVLILLGIMMAGSVLAAFSSTIVPLIVARALQGMAMGVIPLGISILRDVLHAKRLGPAVALVSATLGIGGAVGLPISAVISQYLDWHVLFWVAGALGLIGFVLVARFVPVSTLRSEGGFDWIGAIGLAAGLVPILLAVSKGNEWGWTSVGTLSCLIGGVVVLLLWGWFEVRSSSPLVDLRIAARRTVLFTNLASITVGFAFFGSTVVLPGILEAPVGTGVGLGQNMLIASLCLMPSGLIMWAMSPVAARLTAAKGARLSLLIGITIIAVGYAIAIGLMTEVWHTVLTATAVGFGVGFAYAAMPTLIMGAVPPSETAASNGLNSVMRTLGSTIASAVIGAILASQVVTDGAVTTPSADAFRLSFAICAAAAVVGLVCTILLPRHLAKDTRSSLHEG from the coding sequence GTGACGCAGGATTCAGCGCAGCCCGACGACCACGACGAGGACCAGCCTGGGGCCGAGCGCCCCTGGCTCAGCGACGAGGAGCGGGCGGCACTCCGCAAACCACTTCCGGAGCGGGCGGTCGTCACGAGCCTCGCGTTCACCGGTCTCGTCGCGGCGTTCATGATGACGCTCGTCACCCCACTCGTGCCGACGCTTCCCACGATCCTCGGCGTGCACGCCTCCGACAGCATGTGGGTCGTGACGGCCACGCTCCTGTCGGCCGCGGTCGCGACCCCGATCGCCGGTCGGCTCGGCGACCTCTACGGCAAACGACGGATGGTGCTCATCCTGCTCGGGATCATGATGGCCGGATCGGTGCTCGCCGCCTTCTCGTCCACGATCGTCCCGCTCATCGTCGCCCGTGCCCTCCAGGGGATGGCGATGGGCGTGATCCCGCTCGGCATCAGCATCCTGCGCGACGTGCTCCACGCGAAGCGGCTCGGCCCCGCGGTCGCGCTCGTGAGTGCCACCCTCGGCATCGGTGGTGCCGTCGGTCTCCCGATCTCCGCCGTGATCTCGCAGTACCTGGACTGGCATGTGCTGTTCTGGGTCGCGGGTGCACTCGGGCTCATCGGCTTCGTCCTCGTCGCGCGCTTCGTCCCGGTGAGCACCCTCCGGAGCGAAGGCGGTTTCGACTGGATCGGCGCGATCGGTCTCGCCGCCGGCCTCGTCCCGATCCTCCTCGCCGTCTCGAAAGGCAACGAGTGGGGTTGGACGAGCGTCGGGACCCTCAGCTGCTTGATCGGCGGCGTCGTCGTGCTCCTGCTCTGGGGGTGGTTCGAGGTACGGTCCTCCAGCCCGCTCGTCGACCTGCGCATCGCCGCCAGGCGGACGGTGCTCTTCACGAACCTCGCATCCATCACGGTCGGCTTCGCCTTCTTCGGCAGCACGGTCGTCCTCCCGGGCATCCTCGAGGCGCCGGTCGGCACCGGGGTCGGTCTCGGGCAGAACATGCTCATCGCGAGCCTCTGCCTCATGCCCAGCGGTCTCATCATGTGGGCGATGTCGCCGGTCGCCGCTCGACTGACCGCGGCCAAGGGCGCCCGGTTGAGCCTGCTGATCGGCATCACGATCATCGCGGTCGGCTACGCGATCGCGATCGGACTCATGACCGAGGTCTGGCACACCGTGCTCACAGCCACCGCGGTCGGCTTCGGGGTGGGGTTCGCCTACGCCGCCATGCCGACGCTCATCATGGGTGCCGTCCCGCCCAGCGAGACGGCGGCGTCCAACGGACTCAACTCCGTGATGCGGACGCTCGGTTCCACGATCGCGAGTGCGGTGATCGGCGCCATCCTGGCCTCCCAGGTCGTCACCGACGGAGCTGTCACGACACCCAGTGCGGACGCCTTCCGTCTGAGCTTCGCGATCTGCGCTGCAGCAGCCGTCGTCGGACTCGTCTGCACGATCCTGCTGCCGCGGCACCTGGCCAAGGACACCCGCTCCAGCCTCCACGAGGGCTGA
- a CDS encoding sensor histidine kinase, producing MTQEARTPRAERWSDSRAFITASGAMAAVFGLAVSFQSVYIYTWVAPGGTRGMLAERVTANLVSLSAAILVLALLLWSRWGPSLHEWWRPKVLAGVLLVAMLTGLLRSGLQLLLGVYRDPSLQTVLVEAGTTTLALAVCATFGFSLSAARRRAREEERAHADQRHRADLALQSLQGEELRVKREVAEGLHGTLQQHLVLISAQLASVTTALEQGGPDVGSDAARTLRSLGEELRTVRERDVRELSRLLSPPLLEVGIAPSIRAILQRLPPSITTSLDVSPEFRLLDDPIDNVFTTAERAVVVRTLEEAVTNALTHGAADRLVVDLRVSSPATERRGTMAGTVELRVVDNGSGLREDAEPSGGLLQLDRRADAFGGSLRVGPAADDETGGTVLTLTMPYRAPAIR from the coding sequence ATGACCCAGGAGGCCCGGACCCCTCGCGCTGAGCGCTGGAGCGACAGCCGGGCGTTCATCACGGCCAGCGGCGCCATGGCCGCGGTCTTCGGACTCGCCGTGTCGTTCCAGAGCGTCTACATCTACACCTGGGTCGCCCCGGGCGGGACGCGTGGCATGCTCGCCGAACGGGTCACCGCGAACCTCGTCTCGTTGAGCGCGGCGATCCTCGTGCTCGCACTCCTGCTGTGGTCGAGGTGGGGGCCGTCGCTCCACGAATGGTGGCGCCCCAAGGTGCTCGCGGGCGTCCTCCTCGTGGCGATGCTGACGGGGCTGCTGCGCAGCGGACTCCAGCTCCTGCTGGGCGTGTACCGCGACCCGAGCCTGCAGACGGTCCTCGTCGAAGCCGGAACGACGACGCTCGCCCTGGCGGTCTGCGCGACGTTCGGGTTCAGCCTCAGTGCCGCCCGGCGACGCGCCCGCGAGGAGGAGCGCGCGCACGCCGATCAGCGACACCGGGCCGACCTCGCCCTCCAGTCCCTGCAGGGTGAGGAGCTGCGGGTGAAGCGGGAGGTCGCGGAAGGCCTGCACGGCACCCTGCAGCAGCACCTCGTCCTCATCAGCGCCCAGCTCGCATCCGTCACCACGGCCCTCGAGCAGGGCGGCCCGGACGTCGGGTCGGACGCGGCCAGGACCCTGCGGTCGCTCGGCGAGGAACTCCGCACCGTGCGCGAGCGCGACGTGCGCGAACTCAGCCGGCTCCTGTCACCGCCGCTGCTCGAGGTCGGGATCGCCCCGAGCATCCGCGCGATCCTGCAGCGGCTCCCCCCGTCGATCACCACCAGTCTCGACGTCTCTCCGGAATTCCGGCTGCTCGACGACCCGATCGACAACGTCTTCACGACCGCGGAGCGCGCGGTCGTCGTCCGCACGCTCGAGGAGGCCGTGACGAACGCACTGACCCACGGGGCGGCCGACCGACTCGTCGTGGACCTCCGGGTCTCGTCGCCCGCCACCGAGCGGCGAGGGACGATGGCGGGCACCGTCGAGCTGCGCGTCGTCGACAACGGCTCCGGTCTCCGCGAGGACGCCGAACCGTCCGGCGGCCTGCTGCAACTGGATCGACGGGCCGACGCGTTCGGCGGGTCCCTCAGGGTCGGCCCTGCAGCCGACGACGAGACCGGCGGCACCGTCCTGACCCTGACGATGCCCTACCGTGCGCCGGCCATCCGCTGA
- a CDS encoding VOC family protein — MMEHRVTPFLWYDSQAEEAATFYVSLFPDSGITSVSRYPEGGPMPAGQAMVVEFELEGLPVSAMNAGPIFSFTEAFSFSVRADTQDEIDRLWDALIADGGAPSQCGWLKDRWGLSWQIVPGILAELQNDPDRERAARAMQCMMGQTKFVIAELVAAADGR; from the coding sequence ATGATGGAGCACCGCGTCACCCCGTTCCTCTGGTACGACTCGCAAGCCGAGGAGGCGGCGACCTTCTACGTGTCACTGTTCCCCGACTCCGGAATCACCTCGGTGAGCCGCTACCCGGAGGGCGGACCCATGCCGGCCGGCCAGGCGATGGTCGTCGAGTTCGAGCTCGAGGGACTCCCCGTCAGCGCGATGAACGCCGGGCCCATCTTCTCGTTCACCGAGGCGTTCTCCTTCTCCGTCAGAGCCGACACCCAGGACGAGATCGACCGGCTCTGGGACGCCCTCATCGCCGACGGCGGCGCCCCGAGCCAATGCGGCTGGCTCAAGGACCGCTGGGGACTGTCCTGGCAGATCGTGCCAGGCATCCTCGCCGAACTGCAGAACGACCCCGACCGGGAACGCGCGGCACGGGCCATGCAATGCATGATGGGGCAGACCAAGTTCGTCATCGCCGAACTCGTCGCCGCAGCGGACGGTCGATAG
- a CDS encoding Ku protein, translating into MRAIWKGAVTFGLVNVPVKVYSATEDHDLSLHQVHDADGGRIRYQRKCEVCGKVVSYDHIDKAYQDGEQTVVLTADDLASLPEERSREIEVVEFVPSDDLDPIMFDRSYFLEPDSSSSKAYVLLRRTLEETDRTAIVRFALRQKTRLGALRVREDVILLQTLLWEDEVREVRFPALEERVRISAKELEMSEALVESFSSRFRPDAFVDEYQAQLRKLIDAKLEQGDALDTAATFGEQPEPDDDTGAEPIDLMEVLQRSIERQRGTTGAKTASGAKRSGAAKPAATSSSAKTGTAKTGTAKTSGAKTATAKTAASKPSTATKRKKSA; encoded by the coding sequence ATGCGCGCGATCTGGAAGGGTGCGGTCACCTTCGGCCTGGTGAACGTCCCGGTGAAGGTGTACAGCGCCACGGAGGACCACGACCTCTCGTTGCACCAGGTCCACGACGCCGACGGCGGACGCATCCGGTACCAGCGCAAGTGCGAGGTCTGCGGGAAGGTCGTCAGCTACGACCACATCGACAAGGCCTACCAGGACGGCGAGCAGACGGTGGTCCTCACCGCCGACGACCTGGCATCACTCCCCGAGGAACGCAGCCGGGAGATCGAGGTCGTCGAGTTCGTGCCGAGCGACGACCTCGACCCGATCATGTTCGACCGCAGCTACTTCCTCGAACCGGACTCCTCCTCGTCGAAGGCCTACGTCCTCCTCCGGCGGACGCTCGAGGAGACCGACCGCACGGCCATCGTGCGGTTCGCCCTCCGCCAGAAGACGCGTCTCGGTGCCCTCCGGGTGCGCGAGGACGTCATCCTCCTGCAGACACTGCTCTGGGAGGACGAGGTCCGGGAGGTGCGGTTCCCGGCCCTCGAGGAACGCGTCCGCATCTCCGCCAAGGAACTCGAGATGTCGGAGGCGCTCGTCGAGTCCTTCTCGTCCCGCTTCCGCCCGGACGCGTTCGTCGACGAATACCAGGCACAGCTCCGGAAGCTCATCGACGCGAAACTCGAGCAGGGCGACGCACTCGACACCGCCGCCACCTTCGGCGAGCAGCCCGAACCCGACGACGACACGGGCGCCGAGCCGATCGACCTCATGGAGGTGCTGCAACGCAGCATCGAACGGCAACGTGGCACGACCGGCGCGAAGACGGCGAGTGGAGCGAAGCGATCCGGCGCCGCCAAGCCCGCCGCGACGAGCAGCTCGGCGAAGACCGGTACCGCGAAGACGGGTACCGCCAAGACGAGTGGCGCGAAGACCGCTACCGCCAAGACCGCGGCGTCGAAACCGTCGACCGCGACGAAACGCAAGAAGAGCGCCTGA